In one window of Poriferisphaera corsica DNA:
- a CDS encoding tyrosine-type recombinase/integrase, translating into MQHSTSQASTTWPKCFELMSRQQGLRRKARIDFHSLRHQSVTLHSMSGTNLKVTQKLMRHSDPKLTMGVYTHTNQQAMREAADGLPIRDMAGSRVYAGEENCGNGSGDESSDPAYIFDPVENACAVLAREHGKTRTKS; encoded by the coding sequence ATGCAGCATTCAACCTCCCAAGCAAGTACAACATGGCCAAAATGCTTCGAGCTGATGTCGAGGCAGCAGGGCTTGAGACGGAAGGCGAGGATAGACTTCCATTCACTTCGTCACCAGTCGGTCACATTGCACAGCATGTCGGGAACAAATCTCAAGGTCACTCAAAAACTCATGCGGCATAGTGACCCCAAGCTAACGATGGGTGTATATACACATACCAATCAGCAAGCGATGCGTGAAGCTGCGGATGGTTTGCCGATCCGAGATATGGCAGGGTCAAGAGTGTATGCAGGTGAAGAAAATTGCGGGAACGGATCGGGTGATGAATCATCCGATCCTGCTTATATCTTCGATCCGGTCGAAAATGCTTGCGCCGTGCTTGCGCGAGAGCATGGAAAAACACGGACAAAGTCCTAA
- a CDS encoding ABC transporter substrate-binding protein, which translates to MSNLLIWSKRVLLIAVVCLFVVVLLARIGGNSMGGGKVQIRWWNMFAGPDGKHALGMVRAFNESHPEVHASMQRLEFNTFYSKVFVAGLGGRSPEVFIVHSDLLPRFVQAGLVRPLDDLIAESGISKQDFDPNIFEAVTFEDSVYAIPLDIHPMGMYYNATMFEKAGVVDENGTAKAPETGLEFLEAIKKITNIGGRAFVITWARINMYTIMQQFNGRMFNEDFSVCTLNSAENVRALKYIVDLIYEDELIPRPQNLDPYTGFRQGNVGIVFEGPWMMHDFMKSEDFEVKVASIPQFGERPATWANSHSLVISADIPDEKLDAAWSFIEYISDESLTWAKAGQVPARRSVRESEGFKSMIAQGEFARQIENVEYFPRVPYLFEFLGEFDLAIERALRGEMSPQEALDRATDRINDVIERNHDMKRNGAS; encoded by the coding sequence ATGAGTAATCTTTTGATATGGTCAAAGCGTGTTTTACTGATCGCTGTTGTTTGCCTGTTTGTGGTTGTATTACTAGCACGGATTGGTGGTAATTCCATGGGTGGAGGCAAGGTACAGATTCGGTGGTGGAATATGTTTGCTGGACCAGATGGGAAGCATGCATTAGGGATGGTTCGAGCTTTTAATGAATCGCATCCCGAGGTACATGCCAGTATGCAGCGGCTGGAATTCAATACGTTTTATAGTAAAGTTTTTGTTGCTGGGCTTGGTGGCAGGTCGCCAGAAGTATTTATTGTCCACTCAGATTTATTGCCTCGTTTTGTGCAGGCAGGGCTTGTACGGCCGCTAGATGATTTGATTGCGGAGAGTGGGATCAGTAAGCAGGATTTTGATCCAAATATATTTGAAGCAGTCACTTTTGAGGACAGCGTTTATGCGATCCCGTTGGATATTCATCCGATGGGGATGTATTACAACGCAACGATGTTTGAGAAGGCGGGTGTTGTCGATGAGAATGGAACTGCTAAAGCGCCGGAAACGGGCTTAGAGTTTTTAGAAGCAATAAAAAAGATAACAAATATTGGGGGTAGGGCATTTGTTATTACATGGGCGCGAATCAACATGTATACGATCATGCAGCAGTTTAATGGACGCATGTTTAATGAAGATTTTTCAGTGTGTACTTTAAACAGTGCTGAGAATGTTCGAGCTCTGAAATATATCGTTGATTTGATTTATGAGGATGAATTGATACCTAGGCCACAAAATCTCGATCCCTATACGGGCTTTCGCCAGGGCAATGTAGGCATTGTTTTTGAGGGGCCGTGGATGATGCATGATTTTATGAAATCAGAGGATTTTGAGGTAAAAGTCGCGAGTATACCGCAGTTTGGTGAGCGTCCGGCGACTTGGGCGAACTCACATAGTTTGGTCATTAGTGCGGATATTCCGGATGAAAAGCTTGATGCAGCATGGTCGTTTATTGAGTACATATCTGATGAAAGTTTGACATGGGCGAAGGCAGGGCAGGTGCCTGCAAGACGATCAGTGCGTGAGAGTGAAGGATTTAAGTCAATGATTGCGCAGGGTGAATTTGCTCGTCAGATTGAGAATGTCGAGTATTTTCCACGCGTGCCTTATTTGTTTGAGTTTTTGGGTGAGTTTGATCTGGCAATTGAAAGGGCTTTGCGGGGTGAGATGAGTCCCCAGGAAGCTTTGGATCGTGCGACGGATCGGATTAATGATGTTATTGAGCGGAATCATGATATGAAAAGAAATGGTGCCTCATGA
- a CDS encoding carbohydrate ABC transporter permease, whose amino-acid sequence MKMRRVIELGVLLLAICFFLPVLLIFVTSFKSESEILHFTSFWPESWSLSNYWQLFANPEEIPIGVWTINSFLYASTTTLIVLSVDALAAYGLARLNLPFAKIMLGIFVITMMVPAQVQLIPTYLVLNQLGWLDTMLAIVIPPASNAFGVFLLYQFFKGIPKDLEEAAALDGCSRMAMFFHIALPLSKPALATLAIFIFLGSWNDFLGPLVFLDSSDRLTLPVGIATFQSSYYSEYGLTLAAGTIATVPALIAFLVFQKSIIEGISRSGMKD is encoded by the coding sequence ATGAAAATGCGTAGAGTGATTGAATTGGGCGTGTTACTATTGGCGATTTGTTTTTTTCTGCCAGTACTGTTGATCTTTGTGACGTCGTTTAAGTCAGAAAGTGAAATATTGCATTTCACTTCATTTTGGCCTGAGAGTTGGTCATTAAGCAATTACTGGCAGCTTTTCGCGAATCCAGAGGAGATTCCGATTGGCGTATGGACAATCAATAGTTTCTTGTATGCTTCAACTACGACATTGATTGTGCTGAGTGTTGACGCACTTGCGGCTTATGGTTTGGCTCGCTTGAATCTGCCGTTTGCAAAAATCATGCTTGGTATTTTCGTTATCACGATGATGGTTCCAGCTCAAGTTCAGTTGATCCCGACTTATTTGGTTCTCAATCAGCTTGGTTGGTTGGATACGATGTTGGCGATTGTCATTCCACCCGCATCAAATGCTTTTGGTGTTTTTCTGCTTTATCAATTTTTTAAAGGCATACCAAAAGATTTAGAGGAGGCGGCGGCATTGGATGGATGTTCACGGATGGCGATGTTTTTTCATATTGCTTTGCCGCTCTCAAAACCAGCGCTTGCCACGTTGGCGATATTTATTTTCTTAGGCAGCTGGAATGATTTCTTGGGGCCGTTGGTGTTTCTTGACTCATCTGATCGACTGACGCTGCCTGTGGGGATTGCTACTTTCCAGTCAAGCTACTACAGCGAATACGGGCTCACATTAGCTGCAGGCACTATCGCCACTGTGCCTGCTTTGATTGCATTTCTTGTCTTCCAGAAATCAATTATTGAGGGGATCTCACGCAGTGGGATGAAGGATTAG
- a CDS encoding carbohydrate ABC transporter permease: MKKHITGYLFVLPYMCVFLPFVVLPLIIGLGLGFVRWEMLSSEGPSFIGFEQFARAFNDPYFWFALKATSLFVVFCVPLTVLLSLTIAMGLQALKKRQAFYRSLFVLPMMVNITVVGILWRWMLNTDFGVFNGYLKSIGLQVPWTGEPGWAMLSIVLLTLWWGIGAPTIILLAGLKQIPTQYYEAAMIDGANGYRRFLAVTIPLLKPSMIFVVITQLIGSFQIFGQTFIVTRGGPSNSTRVLMQHIYETAFVQYRIGYGAAMSMMLFVVIAIVSLTQYLVMRER, encoded by the coding sequence ATGAAAAAACATATCACAGGTTATTTATTCGTCTTGCCGTACATGTGTGTGTTTTTACCCTTTGTTGTGTTGCCTTTGATCATTGGTTTAGGGTTGGGTTTTGTGCGTTGGGAGATGTTATCTTCTGAGGGACCAAGCTTTATCGGTTTTGAACAGTTTGCAAGGGCGTTTAACGATCCATATTTTTGGTTTGCATTAAAAGCGACAAGCTTATTTGTGGTGTTTTGCGTTCCATTGACGGTGCTGCTGTCATTGACGATTGCGATGGGCTTACAGGCACTTAAAAAGCGTCAAGCGTTTTACCGAAGTCTATTTGTGCTGCCGATGATGGTTAATATCACGGTTGTCGGCATACTTTGGCGGTGGATGTTGAATACAGATTTTGGGGTGTTTAATGGATATTTAAAGTCGATTGGACTTCAAGTGCCGTGGACAGGGGAGCCGGGTTGGGCCATGTTATCGATTGTGTTGCTGACACTCTGGTGGGGGATTGGTGCACCGACTATCATTCTACTGGCGGGGTTGAAGCAGATTCCTACGCAGTATTATGAAGCAGCGATGATTGATGGCGCGAACGGATACAGACGGTTTTTGGCGGTCACAATACCGTTGCTTAAGCCATCTATGATCTTTGTCGTGATTACTCAGTTGATCGGGTCGTTTCAAATTTTCGGACAGACATTTATTGTAACGCGTGGCGGGCCAAGTAATTCGACGCGTGTACTTATGCAGCATATCTATGAGACAGCGTTTGTTCAGTATCGCATCGGTTATGGTGCGGCGATGAGCATGATGCTATTTGTTGTGATTGCTATCGTTTCCTTGACGCAGTATTTAGTGATGCGAGAACGTTGA
- a CDS encoding autotransporter domain-containing protein, giving the protein MTVITKTRRRLTLSTSVLLSAWMCMGGSAFGADVDWDDEGGDMAWSTATNWGGDTAPGTIDTAVFNADNSYVINVDTDSTVRSVKYEGGLATIAVNINAGTTLNTASIVNESSNRKTITGTNNTALLQANGILGLTVSGAVDYSGGQIDTNGRALTVSSGGSFRVSGDAFQGAQGIIKQGDGTLHLYDANSYAGDTDLNGGMIIAGNNGSLGTGDIDFNSNSAVLQMGNGVQITNVMDIASVSTINLDGYRPNNVASHISAEMTSDLLLNGNKTFNVSDAYSHITLSGVIDNDLTRRELIKTGAGDLILAGNNIFDADTILQAGTLTLAHNNALGQETNELHVTGSAALSTVDALTVANNFIIDGGSNVNVVIENQSAPGNPATTTEFTGVITGAGSLTKGQLVFRNGNGRLILSGQNTYSGGTTLAEGILELTNDSAIGTGALTFYKEDAVLELHDGVVISNQLNWNPVNRVTINSFGNSELTSNIQLNSEKSIEIQQNVIKLSGDISEDQFARIIAKDGDGTLVLSGNNSYSGGTQLNRGILVVQNNNALGSGTFVFQPGTNPATLNPYYAELNVADGINIGNDFEIEAGVDTINLNSDGTGTLSGDTQLTGGDKTMNIVSNNIVLSGVISEEAGNARAIIKDGAGNLILQGDSTYTGGTTLDNGTLTLQHNNAIGTGALTINSNTANLILGNNITIDNDLNIDAVNTVNVLSEGTSTLSSDVTFNGDKLINVGVNKVVLSGDIDEDAPGRTLTKSGAGDLETSGSSIVVSNTNILAGKMINSSSSAEYGVTQILGGATLVNEGDLMVRNLSGAGGLEIKDSSTTTIDSSSDATFSGIISGDDGRIDFIGDGVAKQTITGNNTYSGYTALNSGAVVVAATHTAFGDSLISFEDNTAKLIINNNVILENQIDIDNAGVINLDSDGVGTIKNDIELFGNKTFSIASNTIVFDGEVSDFGSAKSITKTGAGNLILNGYNEFSGGVNLSAGTITAGHNLAFGSGLFTVNGNATMSFAGDRQIANNVALAADLTIDNATSAELSGIFSGTGSLTKTSVGNLTLSGANTYSGQTNLNLGTLTLGNDTALGTGALVMANNTTLATSGARSINNVITLADGGNANISGDGSLTLNADLNIGGTGSTITNNFANGNEIVFNNKLLGGDLTLEGTGVSRITTNATYAGTITVNDGVVINESNLITITVPVGGDGILLKTASSHVGNITLDANNGFAVSHVDGVSNIIIDNLIVAGDSTIAGTGTLEIQGSSTFGNTNRTLNILETRFVLSGSLVDTNGQLTQTGTGTLVLDSTDQYIGDVIVNGGTMEVRGAGLGGDTTANNATINLFAATAGDVGIGDNSTLILSADNVLTSGKTLTLGNNSSVTTAGGPRSIDTQLALSTGNTVNFGGGETITFTADQDINGMNVAQTFDIADNTTLVLAGNMTDSAGADDNINLTKNGNGNLDITGTFTGDVTINNGSTTINGGGVIGNVNINNAVLAGTGDISGNLSVTGSTHNPGNSPGVVNIAGDYNLGAGSTLNLELGDVNYDQINATNITLDATATINVIKLNDNIAKGQIFDVLNATNTLDDQGAELVENYVFYNFDKVTSGPDYDANSYKIKASRAADFSDIVRNDNARSLAIAVDDYAYKGGLTADELNDLALVTSMSLNEFEEAARQLSTEVHLVSLSSIYDNVMSNNNYVSDRMLSIRSNIEEATPQAIEDIDYRKFINSSTNLAPTKQEEKPQPTFDEKGYNAWANIYGLFSNQSDTDDRSGYEATTGGIIGGVDFALNDKMSVGVLGSVSQTSLDFTYDRGTSDITTARTGVYATGYVNENIYIDTIASVGMNWIDTERSIKFASRDTDASYESYDMSLYVSAGYEFEIDSFTIAPNVWANYTYYSQDGFKEDGAGTFNLDVDEYTNTFFRTQLGVTISQVAEYNGIPYMPEFSIGWAHHWGDLEEIEATFANDNSTFAFQQESVNRDAIVFDGGVSLLMDNDSALFAKFNGDLGADGNIFGLSAGYKMNF; this is encoded by the coding sequence ATGACTGTAATTACGAAGACTCGCCGCAGGTTAACCCTAAGTACGAGCGTACTACTCAGCGCATGGATGTGCATGGGAGGCTCAGCGTTTGGCGCTGATGTCGATTGGGATGATGAGGGCGGAGACATGGCATGGTCCACAGCGACCAACTGGGGTGGCGACACCGCACCGGGCACAATTGACACGGCAGTATTCAATGCTGATAACTCGTATGTCATCAATGTTGATACGGACTCAACTGTTCGCAGTGTGAAGTACGAAGGTGGGCTTGCAACCATCGCCGTCAATATCAATGCAGGCACAACACTTAATACTGCAAGTATTGTCAATGAATCTTCGAATCGTAAGACAATCACGGGCACTAACAATACCGCTCTCCTTCAGGCCAACGGTATTTTAGGGCTGACTGTCAGTGGTGCTGTGGATTATAGTGGTGGCCAAATTGACACCAATGGTCGCGCGCTCACCGTATCCAGTGGTGGTTCATTCCGCGTAAGTGGTGATGCTTTCCAAGGTGCTCAAGGAATTATTAAGCAGGGTGATGGTACTCTTCATTTATATGATGCGAATTCATACGCTGGTGATACTGATCTGAACGGCGGTATGATCATTGCAGGTAATAATGGTTCTCTTGGTACTGGTGACATCGACTTCAACAGCAACTCAGCTGTTCTACAGATGGGTAATGGCGTTCAGATTACGAATGTGATGGACATCGCAAGTGTCAGTACGATTAATTTAGACGGTTATCGCCCGAATAATGTCGCGAGCCACATCTCAGCCGAGATGACTTCAGATCTTCTGCTCAACGGCAATAAGACCTTTAATGTTAGTGACGCCTATAGTCATATCACACTCTCTGGTGTTATTGACAATGACTTGACTCGTCGTGAGCTTATCAAGACCGGTGCAGGTGATTTGATCCTTGCAGGCAATAATATCTTTGATGCTGATACCATACTTCAGGCAGGTACGCTGACGCTAGCTCACAACAATGCACTTGGCCAAGAAACAAACGAGTTGCATGTCACCGGTAGTGCGGCACTATCAACGGTTGATGCACTGACTGTTGCAAACAACTTCATTATTGATGGCGGCTCTAACGTCAATGTGGTCATTGAAAACCAAAGTGCACCAGGTAATCCGGCTACAACAACAGAGTTCACAGGTGTTATTACGGGTGCAGGTAGCCTGACAAAAGGCCAACTTGTTTTCCGTAATGGTAATGGCCGATTGATCCTCTCAGGGCAAAACACCTACTCAGGTGGAACAACTCTAGCTGAGGGTATTCTTGAGCTCACTAACGATAGCGCAATCGGTACCGGCGCATTAACCTTCTATAAAGAAGATGCTGTTCTTGAGTTGCATGATGGTGTTGTGATCTCGAACCAACTCAACTGGAATCCAGTTAACCGGGTCACGATTAATTCATTCGGCAATAGTGAACTCACTAGCAATATTCAGTTGAACTCTGAAAAATCGATTGAAATTCAACAGAATGTCATCAAGCTTTCCGGTGATATTTCTGAAGATCAGTTTGCTCGTATCATCGCAAAAGATGGTGATGGTACATTGGTCCTTTCTGGCAACAACTCATACTCAGGTGGTACACAGCTCAACCGCGGTATTCTGGTTGTTCAAAATAATAACGCTTTGGGTAGCGGCACATTTGTTTTCCAGCCAGGGACGAACCCAGCCACACTTAATCCATACTATGCTGAACTGAACGTGGCGGATGGTATCAACATCGGTAACGACTTCGAGATTGAAGCTGGTGTTGACACGATCAACCTCAATAGTGATGGCACGGGTACGCTGTCTGGTGATACGCAACTCACTGGTGGCGACAAGACGATGAACATTGTTAGCAATAACATTGTTCTGTCAGGTGTCATCAGCGAAGAGGCTGGCAACGCACGTGCAATCATTAAAGATGGTGCAGGTAACTTGATTCTTCAAGGTGACAGTACCTACACAGGTGGAACAACGCTTGATAACGGCACATTGACCCTTCAGCACAATAATGCGATTGGTACTGGTGCACTGACAATCAACAGCAATACAGCAAACCTGATTCTTGGCAACAATATTACTATTGACAACGATCTAAACATTGATGCGGTCAATACCGTCAATGTTCTTAGTGAAGGCACCAGTACGCTCTCCAGCGATGTGACATTCAATGGTGATAAGCTGATCAATGTTGGCGTCAATAAGGTTGTACTTTCTGGTGATATTGATGAGGATGCTCCAGGTCGTACGCTCACAAAGAGTGGTGCTGGCGATCTTGAAACTTCCGGTTCATCAATCGTTGTAAGCAATACTAATATTCTAGCGGGCAAAATGATCAATTCATCGAGTTCAGCAGAATATGGCGTAACGCAGATCTTAGGTGGTGCGACTCTTGTCAATGAGGGTGATCTGATGGTTAGGAATCTCAGTGGTGCAGGTGGCCTTGAAATCAAGGATTCATCAACAACCACCATTGATTCCAGCAGTGATGCGACCTTCTCCGGCATTATCTCCGGTGATGATGGCCGCATCGATTTTATCGGTGATGGCGTCGCTAAGCAGACCATTACTGGCAACAACACATATAGCGGCTACACCGCCTTGAACTCAGGTGCTGTTGTCGTTGCAGCCACACATACTGCTTTCGGCGACAGTTTAATCTCGTTTGAAGACAATACTGCGAAGCTGATCATCAATAACAACGTCATTCTTGAAAACCAAATCGACATTGATAACGCTGGCGTGATCAATCTTGATTCAGATGGTGTTGGTACCATCAAAAATGACATTGAACTTTTTGGTAATAAAACCTTCTCGATCGCGAGCAACACCATTGTTTTTGATGGTGAAGTTAGTGATTTTGGTTCCGCAAAATCTATAACAAAAACGGGTGCAGGCAATCTGATTCTAAATGGTTACAACGAGTTCTCTGGCGGTGTTAATCTGTCGGCAGGTACCATTACTGCGGGTCACAACCTCGCATTCGGTTCAGGTCTCTTTACAGTTAATGGCAATGCCACAATGAGCTTTGCAGGTGATCGCCAAATCGCCAACAACGTTGCTTTGGCTGCTGATCTTACCATTGACAATGCAACCAGTGCGGAACTCTCAGGTATCTTTAGCGGTACAGGTAGCCTTACCAAAACGAGCGTGGGCAACCTGACATTGTCTGGTGCGAACACATACTCCGGCCAAACCAACTTAAATCTCGGCACACTGACTCTGGGCAACGATACCGCACTCGGTACCGGTGCACTGGTTATGGCTAATAATACGACACTCGCAACAAGCGGCGCCCGTTCGATCAATAATGTGATCACTTTGGCAGATGGCGGCAACGCTAACATCTCTGGTGATGGCTCACTGACGCTTAATGCGGATTTGAATATCGGCGGCACAGGCAGCACGATTACCAATAATTTTGCTAACGGTAACGAGATTGTCTTCAACAACAAACTACTCGGTGGAGACCTCACATTAGAAGGTACCGGCGTGAGCCGTATCACGACCAATGCGACATATGCTGGCACGATTACTGTTAATGACGGTGTTGTGATCAATGAATCCAACCTTATTACGATCACGGTTCCTGTTGGTGGAGACGGTATTTTGCTGAAAACCGCCTCTAGTCATGTTGGAAACATCACACTTGATGCCAACAACGGCTTCGCTGTATCACATGTCGATGGTGTTTCAAATATCATTATCGACAACCTCATCGTCGCTGGTGACAGCACGATTGCTGGTACGGGTACTCTTGAAATTCAAGGTTCTTCGACATTCGGTAACACCAACCGTACCCTTAACATTCTCGAAACGCGTTTCGTACTCTCCGGCAGCCTTGTTGATACTAACGGTCAACTCACGCAAACCGGTACAGGTACACTTGTCCTAGATAGCACTGATCAGTACATCGGCGATGTCATTGTCAATGGCGGCACGATGGAGGTACGTGGTGCAGGTCTTGGCGGTGACACGACTGCAAATAACGCGACGATTAATCTCTTTGCTGCAACGGCAGGCGATGTTGGAATCGGCGATAACAGTACACTAATTCTTTCAGCTGATAATGTCCTCACCTCTGGTAAGACACTAACGCTTGGTAATAATTCAAGCGTCACGACAGCTGGCGGACCACGCTCAATAGATACGCAACTCGCACTATCTACTGGCAACACCGTTAACTTTGGTGGTGGTGAGACAATTACATTCACTGCTGACCAAGACATTAACGGTATGAATGTGGCTCAGACATTCGATATTGCTGACAACACGACCCTCGTGCTCGCAGGCAATATGACGGATAGTGCTGGTGCGGACGATAACATCAATCTCACTAAGAATGGCAACGGTAACCTCGATATCACCGGTACATTTACTGGCGACGTCACCATCAACAATGGTAGTACAACCATTAATGGTGGCGGTGTGATCGGTAACGTCAATATCAACAATGCTGTGCTAGCGGGTACGGGTGATATCTCAGGCAACCTTAGCGTTACTGGTAGTACTCATAATCCAGGCAATAGCCCAGGTGTTGTGAATATTGCAGGTGATTACAATCTTGGTGCAGGTTCAACTCTGAACCTTGAACTCGGTGATGTGAACTATGATCAAATCAATGCGACTAACATCACATTGGACGCAACTGCTACGATTAACGTCATCAAGCTCAATGATAACATTGCCAAGGGCCAAATCTTCGACGTCTTGAACGCAACAAATACACTAGACGACCAAGGCGCGGAGCTTGTAGAAAACTATGTGTTCTACAACTTTGATAAAGTTACGTCTGGTCCAGACTACGATGCTAATTCCTACAAGATCAAAGCAAGCCGTGCAGCTGACTTTAGTGATATTGTTAGAAATGATAATGCTCGCTCGCTAGCAATCGCAGTTGATGACTACGCTTATAAGGGTGGTCTGACGGCTGATGAGCTAAACGATCTTGCACTTGTAACATCAATGTCACTTAACGAATTCGAGGAAGCTGCACGTCAGCTTTCCACCGAAGTTCACCTTGTTAGCCTAAGCAGTATCTATGACAACGTAATGTCCAACAACAACTACGTTAGTGACCGTATGCTTAGCATCCGCAGCAATATTGAAGAAGCGACGCCGCAAGCAATTGAAGATATCGATTATCGTAAATTCATCAATAGCTCCACGAATCTCGCTCCAACCAAGCAAGAAGAGAAGCCACAACCTACGTTTGATGAAAAAGGCTACAACGCTTGGGCTAACATCTATGGTTTGTTCTCTAATCAGAGCGACACAGATGACCGATCAGGATACGAGGCTACGACTGGTGGCATCATTGGTGGTGTCGATTTTGCACTCAACGATAAAATGTCAGTCGGTGTCCTTGGCTCAGTTAGCCAAACTTCACTTGATTTCACATATGATCGCGGCACAAGTGATATCACAACTGCCCGTACCGGTGTCTATGCCACCGGCTATGTCAACGAGAACATCTACATCGATACGATTGCATCTGTCGGCATGAACTGGATTGACACCGAGCGAAGCATCAAGTTTGCTAGCCGTGATACTGATGCATCCTACGAGTCATACGACATGTCACTCTATGTCAGTGCTGGCTACGAGTTCGAGATTGATTCATTCACGATTGCTCCAAATGTTTGGGCAAACTACACCTACTACAGCCAAGATGGTTTCAAAGAAGATGGTGCAGGTACCTTCAACCTTGATGTTGATGAGTACACCAATACCTTCTTCCGTACACAGCTCGGTGTGACAATCTCGCAGGTTGCAGAATACAACGGCATCCCATACATGCCTGAATTCTCAATTGGTTGGGCTCACCACTGGGGTGATCTCGAAGAAATCGAAGCGACATTCGCAAACGATAACAGCACGTTTGCGTTCCAGCAGGAAAGCGTGAATCGCGATGCAATCGTATTTGACGGTGGCGTTTCGCTCCTTATGGACAACGATAGTGCTCTGTTCGCCAAGTTCAACGGAGATCTCGGTGCTGATGGCAACATCTTTGGTCTCTCCGCTGGTTATAAGATGAACTTCTAA